TTAATGAACACCCTTAAGGTCTGGTCGTAACTCCTCAGGGTGTTCGGAGATCGCAGTTCACCCCGCAACATTATCATAAATGATTCGACCATCATTTGGCGGTTAATGTCATCCATGGATGATTCGCCGATTCCTCGTGGCGCAAAGTCTGTCATATAGCACCTACCTTTCAGGAATTTGGCCTATCTTATCATCTCAATCAGCGGTGTGTCAAGTGGTCTTTGGGCCGAAAAGGGCTATTTCACGCACAAAAAGGGGGGTATTGACAGTTGGGGATAGAGATGATAATATTCCCAAATCAGACGTGCTTCAAGTTTTTCGAAGCTATGCCTTGCTTGCCAACGAACCAGCCCCTGGGCCGTCTTCCTCATTGGAACAAGTATCCCACACTACATTGCAGTATGATTATGAAAACAAGTGTACCAGCAGGTAAGATCACTTCGTGGTAACCGGTGGATGTTCAGGAATTGGCCGCCCTAATGCATTGGCTTCTGCCAGAAGGCGAACGAAGGTTGTGTCACTGATCGGGAAGTCCAAGCTTTTATTAACCAGTGCATTAAATACTTCCCATAGAAGGTGATTTTGTAGTATGCTTCGTTAGAACAATTCTGCACCACTAATTGAGAGGATACTGCCCGATGCAACCGGGTCTCACATAGCTTTGACCCTACGTAACATTTTCGCTCATGCAAGCAATCATGAGCTATCCGTTGCTACGCAAATGAATAATGGGCAGTACAGGATTTGAACCTGTGACCTCTTGCGTGTGAAGCAAGCGCTCTAACCACTGAGCCAACCGCCCAAGGATGCATCTATTCTAGCCCCAGAAATCACCTTTGTAAACACATTTGAGTGCATCATGTTGAGTGCATCATCCCACCCAAAGAAGATATGGGATGGGAAGAAATCAAAGAAAGGCAGCACACCCTGCCATCCTGCCGCATGGCAATGATAGCCAGCTTGTCGCCTGACTTAATGCCGGCCTTAGCCCTAATGTCCTTGGGCAGCACCATCTGCCCCCGCTCATCCACACTGACCACCGCCTCAACATTGCAGCAGTTCGCTTCCCCGCCTGCCGGAAGCCCGAAGGCTGCTTCTTTCGCATCCTTCACCATATTCATACCTCCCATCAGTCAGCAGTGCCCAAAGCCTGTGAATAATACTCCTTATGCGCTGGTTCCCAATAACCAGCGGCGGGGTCATTGGTGCAAGGCCTCCTGCGGTGATGGTGGGGAATAGCGTCGGACGATCTCTAGTACCTTGGCTCTTCCCTTGGGGTCTTGAAGCGCGCGGGTGATGGCTGACTGAACAGTCTCCGACCTGGCCCCATGGGTAAGGCGATTGAGGTTGCCTCGTGGGGCGCCGGCTCCATTGCGTTTCCCGCCTCGCATGTGATACATTCAGTCATCGATTTGTGATCTTGTCAATAGGAAGGCGGGGTTGAAGGGAGGTAAAGAGAAATGAAGTACCAGCACCGAATTGTCGTAGACCGTGAGATTGTGCATGGTAAGCCGGCCATCAAGGGCACCCGAATTCCCGTCTACGTCGTGCTTAATCTCCTGGCTGGCGGGATGAATGCACAAGACGTACTAGGGGAATACCCCAACCTGACCAAAGAGGATATCCTTGCCTGCCTGGAGTATGCTGCCGAATTGGCGCAGGAAGAGGTGGGGATACTTGAGGTGGAAGGGATTAGATGAGCCTTAAGCTCCTGCTGGATGAAAATATCCCTCCTCGGGTTGCCATGGAATTACGCCAATCGGGTTATGACGTGGTGCATGTAGGAGACACGGGCTTGAAGGGGTGCAAGGATTCAGAGGTGAACAAATCATGAACCTGAGCCGACGAACTAAGATAGTCTGCACCATCGGGCCAGCCAGTGGTTCGCCTGCCAAAATCAAGAGGCTTATCCAGGCGGGCATGAACATAGCCCGCCTCAACTTCTCCCATGGAACCCGCAAGGAACATGCCGAATATATCCGTGCCATTAGAGACACGGCCTCACAGCTCAATGTTCCGATAGCCATTCTCCAGGACCTGCCCGGTCCAAAGATAAGGACAGGCAAACTCAAGGAGAAAGCGGTTACTCTCAGGGAGGGTGATGATTTCACTCTCACCACCAGAAAGGTTGACGGCGATAAGCACAGGGTGAGTGTAAACCTGCCCGGCCTCTCCGAGAACGTGAAGCCAGGGAATATCATCTTCCTGAACGATGGGGCCATAAAGCTGGAGGTACTGGATAAGACTTCAACGGACGTGAGGTGCCGCGTCCTTATTGGAGGCATCCTGGAATGGGAGAAGGGCATCAATGTACCTGGAGTGAACCTGAGAATACCCCCTTTCATGGAAGTCGATCTCAAAGACCTGCTCTTCGGCGTGGAGCACGGGGTGGACTTTGCCGCCCTTTCCTTTGTTCGAGAGCCGGAGGATATCCTCCGAATGAGAAGGCTCCTGAAGGATAGAGGGATAGACATCCCACTGATTGCCAAGATCGAGAAATGGGAGGCCTGCCAGAACCTCGACGATATACTGGCAGTGGCAGACGGTCTCATGGTGGCACGTGGCGACCTGGGGATCGAGATACCCGTGGAGAAAGTCCCTTTGGTTCAGAAGGAAGTCATCAGGAAGTGCAACCGTGTAGGAAAGCCGGTGATCACCGCCACCCAGATGCTGGAGTCCATGGTGAATTCGCCCTTCCCTACTCGCGCTGAGGTCACCGACATAGCCAACTCCATTTTTGACGGTACCGATGCCATCATGCTCTCAGGGGAGACTGCCATAGGCCGCTACCCGGTAGAAGCAGTGAAGGTAATGACAAAAGTCGCTCTAGAGATAGAGGCCGTCCTCCCGTACGGCAAGATCATGCTCGATAAGGGAGCAGACCTCGAACCCCAGACGGATGACGCCATCAGTTATGCTGCGTGTCACACCGCTCATCAACTGGGAGCAGCGGCTATTGTTGCCTTCACCATGTCAGGCAGCACAGCCAGACGCGTAGCCAAGTACCGCCCGGGGATTCCCATTCTGGCAGCTACACCAAGCCCCAAACAGAAAAGGAGACTCCTTCTATCCTGGGGAGTATATCCCTATGAGGTGCCCGAGCCCGCTACTGTGCACGAGCTCTTTGCCCTGGGGGTGAGCTTAAGCCTGAAGACTGGGACCGCCAAGAGAGGGGATCTGATCGTCATTACGGCCGGCATTCCAATAGGCATTCATGGCACCACTAACCTCCTGAAGGTAGAAAGAGTAAAATAGGCTGAAATCTCCTCTCAATCCGAAGCCAAATCATGAAGGCAAAAGAAGAGATCGAAAACCGAAAGAGATGGAGTTACCACCACTAGGCGAGTCTCACGTCAGGGCTAGCTTTGACGTGATCTAGAAACTCCAACAGGATCTTACTTTTCAACTGGTTACGCTGCCGGACCGGGGCCACAAACTTACCCTTGATCCAGATTTGATGGGGCTCCACATGTATCAGCACACGGGGACCGCTCATGGCTTCGTCTAAGAACTTGGGATAGCCATTCTGGAACATCTGGCGAGCCTCGTTAAGGTATACCTCATCCTGAGACTTCAGGATGCTTTCGAGAAGTTCAGTCGCCCTATTCACATTGCTGTCAACAGTGATGGGAATACGCACCTCATCAAACATATAGTCAGAGGTAATCGCCTTCTGACGCACTGAGTAATCCTTGGAATAATTCAGCACCGGTTGGTCCAGGATCACCAGGTTTGGAACATGCAGTATCCTGCCGGTGAGCTCACCCCCCAGTTTCTCATCTTCCCCCACCTCCTCCAGGGTAGTATGTATAAAACCCACCCAACGCACATCGCCTTTAGTATTACCTATCCGGATTCTGTCACCCGGCGCATATATCTTGGAGAAATTGATAACGAAATAACCAAAGAAGCTGGCAGTGTACTTCTGAAGGGCCACAGCCAATGCCGCTGCCATGATAGGCATAGCAACAGCCATGTCGGGCACCTTTATCACCACCACCACGACAGACCCAATTAAACCCAGGACCAGCGTGATGGCTAATGCCAGCCAGAATAATCTCATGTTGCAGGATCACTCACGGGGAACGGGGTGGCCAACTTAGATATTTCTAACCAGACAAGCAACTTTGCTACCTAGATCCCTTTCTCCAAAATCATAACTATAGCAGCAAGATTAATGCAGAGCAACAGGCCACCGCTACTCCAGGTTTTCAGGCCCTGGTCAGCAATGGACTTCTATCACGCCGTTATGGGACCAGGCCAGCCCCAAGAAGTTGAGCTGCTATCGTAACCGCACAGGCCCAAATCCGTGGATTACTCTTCGTGTTAGTATCGTTCCTCACATCGCAGGGGTGGTTCGCGAACCGCCCCACACCATGTCATTCCCGTGCAAACGGGAATCCAGGCGCCCATGAGCTATGAACCATGGGCTATGCGCCCTCAAGGAAAGGCGTTGGGGTGGGTTCAGCCCTCTCGGGGCGGTTTGAAAACCGCCCCCTACGACGGGGCAACGCGTGGCTGTCGTCCTCATATTGCCCACTGTGTCATTCCCGCGGAAGCGGGAATCCACCCATTCTCCCTCCCCTGGCGGGAGGGAGTTAGAGGGAGGGGTGAACCTCACCCTCACCCTGGCCCTCTCCCATCCAAGGGAGAGGGAATTGCAGATATCCCCTCCTGGATTCCCACGTTCGTGGGAATGACATAAAAGTGAAGTTGTCATTGCGAGCCATTCTCCAAGCCGAGAGAGGAGAAGGCGCGGCAATCCATGGAAGGGCACGGGCATGACATTAACGCGAAGTAATCCACGGATTAAGGACAGACTAGCGCTATTGACAACTTATCTGACACGATTTAACATACGCTTACAGAGGCTGGGGCAAGCAAGCAGCAGAGGCTAAGTCCCGGCACTCCAGTTATGATTTTCGGGAGAAAAGGAGCAAAACATGAAACTGAGTGCTCGCAACGTTCTGAAAGGCAAGGTCAAGTCAGTCAAGCCGGGAGTGGTAAATGCGGAAGTCACCCTGCAATTGCCTGGCAAGATTGAACTGGTGGCAGTCATCACCAAGGAATCTGCCAAGAACCTGCAACTGAAGAGGGGCAAGGAGGTCTACGCCGTCATCAAAGCCTCCAGCGTGATGATTGCCATCGACTAGGGCAATCAAAGAAACACAAGAACGCATCACTCATTGTGTCGAACAAGCCCGGGGCATCCTTCAGGTGCTTGCAGCACAATGGATAACCATTGCTGCAATCCTGCCTAGAAAACGTGTGCCGCCGCAGTCTTGAAGGCGATCCACACTCTCTCCCCTTTTGATAAGTTCAGTTCTCCGAATGACTGTCGAGTAGCAAGGCAAACGAAATCCGGAGGTACATTGACCCTGACATAGATCACCGCCCCTCTATCCACGACGTCGGTGATAACACCATCAAAGGTATTCTGCTCAATGGACCCAAGAGGTGTCCCGGAGATAAAGATGTCCTCCGGGCGGACCGAAACGTGGACCATTCCTCGCAACGCCGTCATTACCACAACCTGCACACCACCAATGTCAACTGTGACATTGTTACCATGATCATCCTTGGCTTCACCAGAGAAGACATTCTGCGACAGGGCAAAATTAGCCACGAACTCCGACTTCGGGCGACGCAGGATATCCCCAGGCGTCCCCACCTGGACTATTTCACCCTGGTTCACCACAGCAACCCGGTCCCCCAGGGTTATGGCCTCCTCGAAGTCATGGGTAACATGGATCACGCTGACACCCAATCGCCGATGAATCTCCATCAACTCCCGTTGCATTCTCTCCTTCGTCTGTGGGTCCAGAGCACTCAGTGGCTCATCGAGCAAGAGCGCATCAGGCTCGGTGACCAACGCACGAGCCAAGGCCACTTTTTGTTTCTCTCCCCCGCTCAGAGTAGCTGGCCTTCTTCGCAACAAATCAGCAACGCCGAGCACCTCAGCAATATCAGTTATCCTGGTTGCTATCTCGCTCCTGGAATACCTCTTTGATTTGAGCCCAAATGCTACATTCTCCGCCACTGAAAGGTGTGGGAAAAGGGCTTGATCCTGATAGACAATGACAATACCCCTCTTCTCGGGCCCAAGCCTGGTAACATCCCTGCCATTAATCGTGATTGTTCCCTCAAGAAGGGGATAAAGTCCGGCTATGGCTTCCAGAAGCACAGTCTTTCCTGCACCGGTAGGCCCCAGGACAATAAAGTACTCGCCCGAATCAACATCGAGATTGACATCCTGAAGAAGGAAGTTGCCTACCTGAACCTTCAGGTGGCTGACCTTAATCATGCTTGTTACCCCTGAGGGCCACAATTCTCAGCAAGAGAAACATTACCAGCGATACAAGGATAACCAGAGCAGCAACCGGCCTGGCATAGTCCAGCCCCAAACCGGAGAAGCGATCGGCCACCAGTATAGGTGCAACTGTCTGGGACCCACCAATAAAAGGCACGTAATACGCCAGGATGAGCACAGCACCGAATTCGCTCATGGCCCTGGCCCACATCATGACCGAGCCAGAGAATATGCCTCTCCAGGCAAGAGGCAGAGAAACCCGGCAGAATGTCCGCCATGGCGACGCACCCAGGGTACGAGCCACCTTTTCCAGCCTGACATCGACAGTCTTGAAGGCATCCCTCGCTGAGTC
This sequence is a window from Chloroflexota bacterium. Protein-coding genes within it:
- a CDS encoding HgcAB-associated protein — encoded protein: MVKDAKEAAFGLPAGGEANCCNVEAVVSVDERGQMVLPKDIRAKAGIKSGDKLAIIAMRQDGRVCCLSLISSHPISSLGGMMHST
- a CDS encoding DUF433 domain-containing protein, which translates into the protein MKYQHRIVVDREIVHGKPAIKGTRIPVYVVLNLLAGGMNAQDVLGEYPNLTKEDILACLEYAAELAQEEVGILEVEGIR
- a CDS encoding DUF5615 family PIN-like protein, giving the protein MSLKLLLDENIPPRVAMELRQSGYDVVHVGDTGLKGCKDSEVNKS
- the pyk gene encoding pyruvate kinase; the encoded protein is MNLSRRTKIVCTIGPASGSPAKIKRLIQAGMNIARLNFSHGTRKEHAEYIRAIRDTASQLNVPIAILQDLPGPKIRTGKLKEKAVTLREGDDFTLTTRKVDGDKHRVSVNLPGLSENVKPGNIIFLNDGAIKLEVLDKTSTDVRCRVLIGGILEWEKGINVPGVNLRIPPFMEVDLKDLLFGVEHGVDFAALSFVREPEDILRMRRLLKDRGIDIPLIAKIEKWEACQNLDDILAVADGLMVARGDLGIEIPVEKVPLVQKEVIRKCNRVGKPVITATQMLESMVNSPFPTRAEVTDIANSIFDGTDAIMLSGETAIGRYPVEAVKVMTKVALEIEAVLPYGKIMLDKGADLEPQTDDAISYAACHTAHQLGAAAIVAFTMSGSTARRVAKYRPGIPILAATPSPKQKRRLLLSWGVYPYEVPEPATVHELFALGVSLSLKTGTAKRGDLIVITAGIPIGIHGTTNLLKVERVK
- a CDS encoding mechanosensitive ion channel, giving the protein MRLFWLALAITLVLGLIGSVVVVVIKVPDMAVAMPIMAAALAVALQKYTASFFGYFVINFSKIYAPGDRIRIGNTKGDVRWVGFIHTTLEEVGEDEKLGGELTGRILHVPNLVILDQPVLNYSKDYSVRQKAITSDYMFDEVRIPITVDSNVNRATELLESILKSQDEVYLNEARQMFQNGYPKFLDEAMSGPRVLIHVEPHQIWIKGKFVAPVRQRNQLKSKILLEFLDHVKASPDVRLA
- a CDS encoding TOBE domain-containing protein, with amino-acid sequence MKLSARNVLKGKVKSVKPGVVNAEVTLQLPGKIELVAVITKESAKNLQLKRGKEVYAVIKASSVMIAID
- a CDS encoding ABC transporter ATP-binding protein, whose translation is MIKVSHLKVQVGNFLLQDVNLDVDSGEYFIVLGPTGAGKTVLLEAIAGLYPLLEGTITINGRDVTRLGPEKRGIVIVYQDQALFPHLSVAENVAFGLKSKRYSRSEIATRITDIAEVLGVADLLRRRPATLSGGEKQKVALARALVTEPDALLLDEPLSALDPQTKERMQRELMEIHRRLGVSVIHVTHDFEEAITLGDRVAVVNQGEIVQVGTPGDILRRPKSEFVANFALSQNVFSGEAKDDHGNNVTVDIGGVQVVVMTALRGMVHVSVRPEDIFISGTPLGSIEQNTFDGVITDVVDRGAVIYVRVNVPPDFVCLATRQSFGELNLSKGERVWIAFKTAAAHVF